A region of the Coleofasciculus sp. FACHB-T130 genome:
CAGGAAAGTCCAAAATCAGTCGTCGATGAGGCATGGCAAATTGTCAACCGCGAGTATGTTGATGGCACCTTTAATCAGGTGGATTGGCAAGCAAAGCGGCAACAGCTGTTGAACAAAAACTATAATTCCCGTGAAGATGCCTATAAGGCGATTCGGGAAGCATTGGAAACCTTAGGCGATCCCTACACCCGCTTTTTAGATCCTAAACAGTACCAAGCCCTCACCAGTCAAACTTCCGGCGAACTTTCTGGCGTCGGCTTGCGCTTGGAACTGAACGAAAAGACTCAGGTTCTTACCGTCGTAGAACCCATTGAGAATTCCCCAGCAGTGAGAGCGGGACTTCAGACTGGGGACAAGATTTTGACAATTGATGGCAAAGCCACAAAAGGGATGAGTGTGGAAGCCGCCGCTAACCTGATTCGGGGTGAGGTGGGGACGAAAGTAAAGCTTAAGCTGTCACGAGACGGAAAAGGCGACTTTGATGTGACATTGACCAGAGCGCAGATTGAAATAGCAGCCGTCCGTCAGTCGGTCAAGCAGGAAGGCAAGTTGCGCGTTGGCTATATCCGTCTGAATGAATTTAGCGCTCACTCAGCAGAGCAGATGCGCCGCGCTATCCAATCCCTGAATAACGACAAAGTAGATGCTTTTGTATTGGATTTGCGGGGAAATCCGGGTGGATTATTGCACGCGAGTGTGGAAATTGCCCGGATGTGGATGGACAAAGGTGCTATCGTCCGTACCGTAGACCGCAAGGGAGACAACGAAGAATTTGCGACAAATCGCACGGCGCTGACACAGTTGCCTTTGGCTGTGCTGGTAGATGGCAACTCGGCAAGCGCCAGCGAGATTCTCTCAGGTGCGTTGAAGGATAATGGTCGAGCCACAATTATTGGCTCTCAAACCTTTGGCAAAGCGTTAGTGCAGTCGGTACATTCTCTCTCCGATGGTTCGGGTTTAGCGGTCACGATTGCCCACTACTACACGCCCCTAGGAACGGATATCAGCCACAAGGGGGTGACTCCGGATATCAAGATTGACCTGAACGACGATCAGCGAAAGCGTCTGGGGACGAATCCATCACTGGTGGGAACTCAGCAAGATCCCCAATATGCTCGCGCGATCGCAGCTTTGGAAAACACCCGCCTTGCCCAACCCAATAAACCTCAACGGACCCGACCGATTAGCGTCCGTTAAGAGCAAAGGAAGTGAGGACTGAAGAGTGAGGACTGAGGGTTGAGGACTGAGGACTGAGGAAAAGAGGAAGAAGTAAGAAGAAACTGGAGAAAAATTGACTGCTTTTAAATATTTCTTTTCTTCTAGCCCAGTCCTCAATCCTCAGTCCTTTTTTGTTGGTATTTTTGTTTCTCAACGGCAGCGCGAAGACCGCCTGTAATTCGAGCAACTTCTTGTGCCTGTGTTAAAAGCTGGTTGAATTCAGTCTGCTTGAGATAACCAATATCAAAGGCGACATAGAGTTGAGAACGAAGTTCGGCACAAGAAGATTTGGCGATAGAAAGAAACTGATGAAACTCTGCCCGACCACCTCGCTCGAAGCCTTCTGCAATATTAGACATTATGGAGACTGCTGCTGGTTGAATTTGCCTAGAAAGCCCAAAGTCTTTTGCAAAATCACCCTGTTGAGTGACTTGATAAATTGATTTTGTAAGGATTCTAGCTTTTTGCCAAGCAATCAAATCTTCAAATCGCTCTACTCTATCTTTCACTCGCCTATCCCCCTCTATTTCTCACTGACTCGCCTGTAAGACGCCTTCACTCCTGACTCTTGACTCCTGATTCCTGGCTCTTGACTCCTGATTCCTGACTCCTAACTCTTCACTTCTCAGTCCTCAGCCCTCAGTCCTCAGTCCTAACTCTTCACTCCTCACTTTTCTGTAGCTGGCTAACTAAGTGAACAATTTCTGGCAAAATTAGCTGTTGGATGGCAAGTTTAACGGCATTGGTAGAACCGGGGATGGAAAATACCAATTTGGTTTGATAGACACCGGCAACGGCGCGAGATGCGATCGCCCGCGAGCCAATTTCTTGATAACTGAGAAACCGGAACAATTCGCCAAATCCAGGCAAGATTTTTGAGAGCAAGCTTTCTAGAGCGTCGTAGGTGGTATC
Encoded here:
- the ctpB gene encoding carboxyl-terminal processing protease CtpB; translation: MNPSPKNFSLLHVALFGGAIATTAALSFFGSSVRAALQESPKSVVDEAWQIVNREYVDGTFNQVDWQAKRQQLLNKNYNSREDAYKAIREALETLGDPYTRFLDPKQYQALTSQTSGELSGVGLRLELNEKTQVLTVVEPIENSPAVRAGLQTGDKILTIDGKATKGMSVEAAANLIRGEVGTKVKLKLSRDGKGDFDVTLTRAQIEIAAVRQSVKQEGKLRVGYIRLNEFSAHSAEQMRRAIQSLNNDKVDAFVLDLRGNPGGLLHASVEIARMWMDKGAIVRTVDRKGDNEEFATNRTALTQLPLAVLVDGNSASASEILSGALKDNGRATIIGSQTFGKALVQSVHSLSDGSGLAVTIAHYYTPLGTDISHKGVTPDIKIDLNDDQRKRLGTNPSLVGTQQDPQYARAIAALENTRLAQPNKPQRTRPISVR
- a CDS encoding four helix bundle protein, whose product is MKDRVERFEDLIAWQKARILTKSIYQVTQQGDFAKDFGLSRQIQPAAVSIMSNIAEGFERGGRAEFHQFLSIAKSSCAELRSQLYVAFDIGYLKQTEFNQLLTQAQEVARITGGLRAAVEKQKYQQKRTED